One stretch of Pedobacter riviphilus DNA includes these proteins:
- a CDS encoding TonB-dependent receptor: MKLTVFLLFALVFQVCAAGFAQNKITLSEKNISLEQVLDKISQQSGLDIFYNANRIKKINNITINVKDAPLSTVLDKCFANQPLTYSIEASTIVITDRNEAKPNNVKHLFADIRGRVVDEAGAGLPGATIKVKGTTTVTLSGDNGDFLLKNVQDGAILQVSFVSYQTQEIKANLKAEMLIQLIAEAGSLNEVVVSGFGQTQKKVSVTAAISTVQTKELKQSPVSNLSNALAGRLPGLTTIQSSGVPGGDASTIYIRGIGTYGASKSPLIVIDGLTRGDVNFGDIDVNEVASISILKDAAATSLYGIQGANGVILVTTKRGKIGKTNIQFNGQYGIQTPQRIPERFSSFQKATLDNQGSANDGSNPIWTPKEIELFGNQSDPYTYPDVNWYDVIFERNTPQQQYNANMSGGNSSVKYFVSLGYLNQGTLFKGAKDNKYGISQKYDRYNFRSNIDITATDMMTVRLDLASRIEQRTGPGPGYESIFSDVALMQNYTTPIYNPNGTFGAGRINSVSVRNPLGSLLQSGYYDNFWNSTNGTIEVNHKLEFITKGLNIKGLYTFENFGAINYGQDQKFTAFRYRKDPVSGVETYTPFSTETSLTKSSSTSATRYYSYNVQLNYDRSFGSHAVSGLALFNRNYTSVTGDLPRAYEGFVGRVSYNYDSRYFADFNVGYNGSENFPKGKRYGFFPAVSAGWVISSEPWYNSKAMNYLKLRGSFGYVGNDNIGGSRWLFISDYSRGGGFDFGSPSPNTAGGYNVNRTGNPNITWEKAQKSNIGLETGFFNNAIKLDVDVFRENRTNILTTPQTIPTYLGIAGLAAINVGKVLNQGFEASLNFNTHVNKVNLFGYINWTYNKNKIIARDEPNLAYPYQALTGLPVGYQLGYIAEGLFKDQTEIDAAPKQNFAGRVIPGDIRYRDMNGDRIVNENDRVAIQVSNFPNNTFGASLGASWKGIDLSILVQGALSGKTNVPYLGPDRLQDVWTPATASTATYPSVHYSSAGGQNNAQLSTFFIYSSDYIKIKNLELGYTFPASTLAKVKINSLRIFANGLNLATWDKLPYKDYDPEQTANGTALYPTMKVYNVGVSMNF; the protein is encoded by the coding sequence ATGAAACTTACCGTTTTCCTACTCTTTGCCCTGGTTTTCCAGGTATGTGCAGCTGGCTTTGCACAGAATAAGATTACCCTTTCAGAAAAGAATATTTCTTTGGAGCAAGTATTAGACAAAATTAGTCAACAAAGCGGCTTAGATATTTTTTATAATGCTAACCGGATAAAAAAGATAAACAATATTACCATTAATGTTAAAGATGCCCCCTTATCTACCGTTTTAGACAAATGTTTTGCCAATCAGCCCTTAACTTACAGCATCGAGGCTTCTACTATTGTAATAACAGACCGTAATGAGGCCAAACCCAACAACGTTAAGCATTTGTTTGCCGATATTCGGGGGCGTGTTGTAGATGAGGCCGGAGCAGGGCTTCCGGGAGCAACTATTAAGGTAAAAGGTACTACAACCGTAACATTGAGTGGCGATAACGGAGATTTTCTGCTTAAAAATGTTCAGGATGGAGCTATTTTACAGGTTTCATTTGTCAGTTATCAAACCCAGGAAATTAAGGCCAACCTAAAAGCAGAAATGCTAATCCAGCTAATTGCAGAGGCTGGGAGCTTAAATGAGGTAGTAGTTTCTGGTTTTGGCCAGACACAGAAAAAGGTTAGTGTAACTGCGGCAATATCTACCGTTCAGACAAAGGAGCTTAAGCAGAGCCCTGTTTCCAATTTGAGCAATGCGCTGGCGGGCCGTTTACCAGGGCTTACCACAATTCAATCGTCAGGTGTTCCAGGAGGAGATGCTTCAACCATCTATATTCGAGGTATTGGTACCTATGGAGCAAGCAAAAGTCCTTTAATTGTTATTGATGGACTAACCAGGGGAGACGTCAACTTTGGAGATATCGATGTAAATGAGGTGGCTTCTATTAGTATCTTAAAAGATGCTGCTGCAACATCATTATATGGTATACAAGGTGCAAATGGGGTGATTTTAGTTACAACTAAACGCGGAAAGATTGGGAAGACAAATATCCAGTTTAACGGACAATATGGTATCCAAACGCCACAGCGCATCCCAGAGCGCTTCAGCAGCTTTCAAAAAGCTACTTTGGATAACCAAGGGTCTGCTAATGACGGAAGCAATCCAATATGGACCCCCAAGGAAATAGAACTGTTCGGAAACCAATCAGATCCATATACCTATCCCGATGTTAATTGGTATGATGTAATTTTTGAGCGCAATACCCCGCAACAACAATATAATGCCAATATGAGTGGTGGGAATAGCAGTGTGAAATATTTTGTCTCTTTAGGATACCTAAATCAAGGAACATTGTTTAAAGGGGCAAAAGACAATAAATATGGCATCTCGCAGAAATATGATCGCTATAATTTTAGGTCAAATATTGACATTACTGCAACTGATATGATGACTGTCCGTTTAGACCTTGCTTCAAGAATTGAACAAAGGACAGGCCCGGGACCTGGCTATGAATCAATTTTTAGCGATGTAGCCCTGATGCAGAATTATACAACACCGATATATAATCCAAACGGTACTTTCGGCGCAGGCCGTATAAACTCAGTTTCCGTAAGAAATCCTCTGGGCTCCCTGTTACAGAGTGGCTATTATGACAATTTTTGGAACAGTACCAATGGCACGATAGAGGTAAACCATAAGCTGGAGTTTATTACCAAAGGATTGAATATTAAAGGATTGTATACCTTCGAGAATTTTGGTGCGATTAACTATGGACAGGATCAAAAATTTACGGCCTTCCGTTACCGTAAAGATCCGGTAAGTGGTGTAGAAACCTACACACCATTTTCTACAGAAACGTCCCTTACAAAATCTTCAAGTACTTCTGCTACACGTTATTATTCATATAATGTACAGTTAAATTATGACCGGTCATTCGGCAGTCATGCTGTCTCCGGTCTGGCATTATTTAACAGAAATTATACCTCGGTTACCGGTGACCTGCCAAGGGCCTATGAAGGTTTTGTTGGACGGGTATCTTATAATTATGATTCCAGATATTTTGCAGACTTCAATGTGGGGTATAATGGATCAGAAAATTTCCCTAAAGGTAAACGTTATGGCTTTTTCCCTGCCGTATCTGCAGGCTGGGTAATTTCAAGCGAACCATGGTACAACAGTAAAGCTATGAATTACTTAAAACTCCGCGGATCATTCGGCTATGTGGGTAACGATAATATTGGTGGTTCCAGATGGTTATTTATATCAGATTATAGCAGGGGTGGAGGTTTTGATTTCGGCTCTCCAAGTCCAAATACAGCTGGAGGATATAATGTGAACCGCACAGGTAACCCAAACATTACCTGGGAGAAGGCACAAAAATCCAATATTGGTTTAGAAACCGGATTTTTTAATAATGCGATTAAGTTAGATGTTGACGTTTTTAGAGAAAACAGGACTAACATTCTTACCACACCACAGACTATTCCTACCTATCTTGGTATTGCGGGTTTAGCGGCAATCAATGTGGGCAAGGTATTGAACCAGGGTTTTGAAGCATCATTAAATTTTAATACCCATGTTAACAAAGTTAATCTTTTTGGCTACATCAACTGGACTTACAATAAAAACAAGATCATTGCCCGCGATGAGCCGAATCTGGCATACCCTTATCAGGCTTTAACCGGGCTTCCTGTAGGTTACCAGTTGGGTTATATTGCAGAAGGCTTATTTAAAGATCAGACGGAAATAGATGCTGCTCCAAAGCAAAATTTTGCCGGAAGGGTAATTCCTGGCGATATCCGTTACCGTGATATGAATGGAGACCGTATCGTCAATGAGAACGACAGGGTAGCGATACAGGTAAGCAACTTTCCCAACAATACTTTTGGAGCTTCTCTTGGCGCATCATGGAAGGGGATTGATTTGAGTATACTGGTACAGGGAGCCCTAAGTGGTAAAACAAATGTACCTTACCTTGGCCCCGACAGGCTACAGGATGTTTGGACGCCTGCAACGGCAAGCACCGCAACCTATCCAAGTGTGCATTACAGTTCGGCTGGGGGGCAGAACAATGCTCAATTGAGTACTTTTTTTATCTACAGTTCGGACTACATCAAAATTAAAAATCTGGAGCTGGGCTATACATTCCCAGCGAGTACACTAGCTAAAGTGAAAATAAATTCGCTCAGGATATTTGCCAACGGGCTGAATCTGGCTACCTGGGATAAACTTCCTTACAAAGATTATGATCCTGAGCAAACAGCTAACGGAACTGCCCTTTACCCAACAATGAAAGTATATAATGTTGGTGTATCGATGAATTTTTAA
- a CDS encoding FecR family protein, whose amino-acid sequence MEKKQFLSLIDTYINGEASENEKRLVEAYYSRLSKPAIESIETQDEELFKNVLLNRLLTQIRAESETEQTASLRLKKHINLWWISVAAILLICFSLGILFFRDGKSISKGSVDYAQLIEPGGNKAVLTLSNGSKVVLDGKSNTDIAEKNGIKIKKKENGLLEYVQLSAPVTDNQYSALFNTIETPKGGQYRIVLNDGTIVWLNAASYLRYPLQFNGAERKVELAGEGYFEVAHNAAKPFIVVTAKQEVQVLGTHFNIGAYTDESVIKTTLLDGSVKVINKQGKKETGQKYLKPGEQSVLMDGSWSVREVDAAAQIDWKNGRFIFKDEDLKSVMRKLARWYDIEVDYAGSMENLSFSGKISRSKTLKEVLRILTRTNDVTFKVKERRITVMP is encoded by the coding sequence ATGGAAAAAAAACAATTCTTATCTCTTATCGATACTTATATAAACGGCGAAGCAAGCGAAAATGAAAAGCGCCTGGTTGAAGCGTACTATTCCAGATTAAGCAAGCCTGCTATTGAAAGCATTGAAACGCAAGATGAAGAACTTTTTAAAAATGTTTTGTTAAACCGGCTCTTAACGCAGATAAGAGCAGAGTCTGAGACAGAACAAACAGCCAGCCTAAGGCTTAAGAAACACATTAATTTATGGTGGATAAGTGTCGCTGCTATATTACTCATCTGTTTCAGCTTAGGGATATTGTTTTTTAGGGACGGGAAGAGCATCAGTAAGGGATCTGTTGATTATGCGCAACTGATTGAGCCAGGAGGAAATAAGGCAGTTTTAACATTAAGTAACGGATCAAAAGTTGTTTTAGACGGTAAGTCCAATACTGATATTGCAGAAAAAAATGGTATAAAAATCAAAAAGAAAGAAAACGGGCTTTTGGAATATGTTCAGCTAAGCGCTCCCGTTACCGATAATCAATACTCAGCCCTATTTAACACTATTGAAACCCCAAAAGGCGGCCAATACCGGATTGTTCTTAATGATGGCACTATTGTGTGGCTTAATGCTGCTTCCTATTTACGCTATCCTTTGCAGTTTAATGGTGCAGAGCGAAAGGTAGAGTTGGCTGGCGAAGGATATTTTGAAGTTGCGCATAATGCAGCTAAACCATTTATCGTGGTAACTGCTAAGCAGGAGGTTCAGGTGCTGGGTACACATTTCAATATTGGTGCCTATACCGATGAAAGTGTGATTAAAACCACCCTACTTGATGGCAGCGTAAAAGTAATCAACAAACAAGGGAAAAAAGAAACTGGGCAGAAGTATCTGAAACCCGGAGAACAATCTGTTCTAATGGACGGTTCCTGGTCGGTAAGGGAGGTAGATGCGGCCGCCCAGATAGACTGGAAAAATGGGCGTTTTATTTTTAAAGATGAAGATCTAAAAAGTGTGATGCGTAAGTTGGCCCGCTGGTACGATATTGAAGTGGATTATGCCGGTTCAATGGAAAACCTGAGCTTTAGCGGGAAGATTTCTAGATCAAAAACCCTTAAAGAAGTTTTAAGGATATTAACACGTACCAATGATGTAACCTTTAAAGTAAAAGAAAGGAGGATTACAGTTATGCCATAA
- a CDS encoding RNA polymerase sigma factor — MSIYQISGQDELISRLRDGDELAFSEIYNLYWKQLYRTAFTILRDEEGASDALQEMFLHLWRRRKELNIVSLKAYLHQSVRLTVLKAIRSQKVDAGFYKRLAEITTEIIEEDPMIFKDHLHLLQRLIDSLPADCRQIFLMSREEQMSYKQIAGKLEISVKTVEKKMSKSLKLIREGLSIEMCVCIIVSYTFI, encoded by the coding sequence ATGTCGATTTACCAAATATCGGGTCAAGATGAGCTAATCTCAAGATTAAGAGATGGGGATGAGCTGGCATTTAGTGAAATCTACAATCTATATTGGAAACAGCTTTACCGAACAGCTTTTACTATTCTGCGCGATGAAGAAGGTGCATCTGATGCATTACAGGAAATGTTCCTGCATTTATGGCGACGTAGAAAGGAATTGAATATTGTATCCTTAAAGGCATATCTCCACCAATCAGTTAGGCTAACAGTATTAAAGGCTATCCGTTCACAAAAGGTAGATGCCGGTTTTTATAAACGGCTGGCAGAGATTACTACAGAAATTATAGAAGAAGACCCTATGATTTTTAAAGACCACTTGCATTTGCTACAGCGATTGATAGATAGTTTACCCGCCGATTGCAGGCAGATTTTTCTGATGAGTAGAGAAGAGCAGATGTCATACAAGCAGATTGCAGGCAAGCTGGAGATTTCAGTAAAAACGGTTGAGAAAAAAATGTCGAAATCGTTAAAACTCATCCGTGAAGGTTTAAGCATAGAAATGTGCGTTTGTATAATCGTTTCCTATACCTTTATTTAG